The Acanthochromis polyacanthus isolate Apoly-LR-REF ecotype Palm Island chromosome 5, KAUST_Apoly_ChrSc, whole genome shotgun sequence genome includes a window with the following:
- the tmem183a gene encoding transmembrane protein 183A isoform X2, giving the protein MPKKGNRKRLKFKAGDVCSESVTVADYADADPAVVKSGRVKKALVNAVEKEVKLLCGLEASQGAVEEVLSSAKSVKADALGSSDELDPEEEENEPKVARKKKNKRRKESSESSDGEDYPVDIWLVLSSYIRPEDVCRFALICRNAWTVTCTAAFWTRLYRRHYRIDADLPFRLQPDSMRYLRACVIRSLFHLYEPFSLRVSKIPALPESTPTTLINSKCLLFWVKKLSGTRPETLWEFNFKFIKQGHSKNGCAKSLCMPRQYEDVHMNPDSDCYMLQVTTLNFIFTPVVMGMTLTLFTINVSTDMRHHRVRLVFQDSPLQRGKKKGDQSGTQVVLDPVHSVKLMDWWHPQYPSLPYK; this is encoded by the exons ATGCCCAAGAAAGGGAACCGAAAACGGCTGAAATTTAAGGCCGGGGACGTTTGTTCGGAATCAG TCACTGTTGCTGATTATGCCGATGCCGACCCAGCCGTTGTGAAATCGGGAAGGGTGAAAAAGGCTCTTGTAAATGCAGTTGAAAAAGAAG TAAAATTACTCTGTGGCCTGGAAGCATCTCAGGGTGCTGTAGAAGAGGTCCTGTCGTCTGCAAAAAGTGTTAAAGCAGACGCTTTGGGCAGCAGTGATGAGCTTGaccctgaagaagaagaaaatgaaccaAAGGTGGCccgtaaaaagaaaaacaaaaggagaaagG AGAGCAGTGAAAGCAGTGATGGTGAGGATTATCCAGTGGACATTTGGTTAGTTCTTTCCTCTTACATTCGTCCTGAAGATGTGTGCAGATTCGCTCTAATCTGTAGGAATGCCTGGACAGTCACTTGCACAGCAGCTTTCTGGACCAGACTCTACAGAAG ACACTACAGGATTGATGCTGATCTGCCGTTTCGTCTCCAGCCTGACTCCATGCGCTACCTTCGGGCTTGTGTGATTCGTTCTCTCTTCCATTTGTATGAGCCATTCAGCTTGCGTGTGTCAAAAATTCCTGCACTGCCAGAATCCACACCCACTACCTTGATCAACTCCAAG TGTTTACTCTTCTGGGTCAAAAAGCTGTCAGGAACTCGGCCAGAGACATTGTGGGAGTTCAACTTCAAATTTATCAAGCAG GGACACAGTAAGAATGGATGTGCCAAGTCCTTGTGTATGCCTCGACAATATGAAGATGTTCACATGAATCCAGACTCTGACTGCTATATGCTTCAGGTCACCACTCTCAACTTCATCTTCACTCCTGTAGTCATGGGCATGACGCTGACGCTG ttcACAATCAATGTAAGCACAGACATGCGCCACCACCGCGTTCGTCTGGTGTTTCAGGACTCGCCACTGCAGCGGGGAAAGAAGAAAGGGGATCAAAGTGGGACTCAGGTGGTGTTGGATCCCGTACACAGTGTGAAACTCATGGACTGGTGGCATCCACAGTATCCCTCCTTACCCTACAAATAA
- the tmem183a gene encoding transmembrane protein 183A isoform X1: MPKKGNRKRLKFKAGDVCSESVTVADYADADPAVVKSGRVKKALVNAVEKEVKLLCGLEASQGAVEEVLSSAKSVKADALGSSDELDPEEEENEPKVARKKKNKRRKESSESSDGEDYPVDIWLVLSSYIRPEDVCRFALICRNAWTVTCTAAFWTRLYRRHYRIDADLPFRLQPDSMRYLRACVIRSLFHLYEPFSLRVSKIPALPESTPTTLINSKCLLFWVKKLSGTRPETLWEFNFKFIKQQGHSKNGCAKSLCMPRQYEDVHMNPDSDCYMLQVTTLNFIFTPVVMGMTLTLFTINVSTDMRHHRVRLVFQDSPLQRGKKKGDQSGTQVVLDPVHSVKLMDWWHPQYPSLPYK, encoded by the exons ATGCCCAAGAAAGGGAACCGAAAACGGCTGAAATTTAAGGCCGGGGACGTTTGTTCGGAATCAG TCACTGTTGCTGATTATGCCGATGCCGACCCAGCCGTTGTGAAATCGGGAAGGGTGAAAAAGGCTCTTGTAAATGCAGTTGAAAAAGAAG TAAAATTACTCTGTGGCCTGGAAGCATCTCAGGGTGCTGTAGAAGAGGTCCTGTCGTCTGCAAAAAGTGTTAAAGCAGACGCTTTGGGCAGCAGTGATGAGCTTGaccctgaagaagaagaaaatgaaccaAAGGTGGCccgtaaaaagaaaaacaaaaggagaaagG AGAGCAGTGAAAGCAGTGATGGTGAGGATTATCCAGTGGACATTTGGTTAGTTCTTTCCTCTTACATTCGTCCTGAAGATGTGTGCAGATTCGCTCTAATCTGTAGGAATGCCTGGACAGTCACTTGCACAGCAGCTTTCTGGACCAGACTCTACAGAAG ACACTACAGGATTGATGCTGATCTGCCGTTTCGTCTCCAGCCTGACTCCATGCGCTACCTTCGGGCTTGTGTGATTCGTTCTCTCTTCCATTTGTATGAGCCATTCAGCTTGCGTGTGTCAAAAATTCCTGCACTGCCAGAATCCACACCCACTACCTTGATCAACTCCAAG TGTTTACTCTTCTGGGTCAAAAAGCTGTCAGGAACTCGGCCAGAGACATTGTGGGAGTTCAACTTCAAATTTATCAAGCAG CAGGGACACAGTAAGAATGGATGTGCCAAGTCCTTGTGTATGCCTCGACAATATGAAGATGTTCACATGAATCCAGACTCTGACTGCTATATGCTTCAGGTCACCACTCTCAACTTCATCTTCACTCCTGTAGTCATGGGCATGACGCTGACGCTG ttcACAATCAATGTAAGCACAGACATGCGCCACCACCGCGTTCGTCTGGTGTTTCAGGACTCGCCACTGCAGCGGGGAAAGAAGAAAGGGGATCAAAGTGGGACTCAGGTGGTGTTGGATCCCGTACACAGTGTGAAACTCATGGACTGGTGGCATCCACAGTATCCCTCCTTACCCTACAAATAA